The Candidatus Alcyoniella australis DNA window GTGAAATTTGGTAATTTGGTTCTTTGGTCATTTGGGGGAGTCCAGAGGGGCATCCCCTCTGGTGGGTCCAAGGCGAAGCCTTGGTCGCGGCATTTTCTTGAATGGCGAAATACGATCACCTGCCGATTTACAAGAAGGCGTTGGAGCTGACGGTGTACGTGGAAGATGTGGCGAAGAACTTTTCCCGCTACCATAAGTACACGATCGGCACGCGCCTTCGTGACGCCTGCTGGGAAGTCGTGACGGGCATTGTGAAAGCGAACAACACGCCTTCCGCCGAACGGCGGGGGCTTCTGGTTGCGCTAGGAGCGCGAGGACGAGGTCAACTGGCTGCTCAACGGCTGGATCGAGCAGGGAATCGAACCGTGGAACACCGAGGGTTTCCTCGAGTACTGGTACGAAAGTCGGTCGCCGATGAGGGGGGGGGCGTTCGGGGAAATTATCGAGACAGAGAAATACGAAAATTCGGGCATGTGTATCGATGCGATTCTGAGAAAGCTCTACGATAAAAAAACGAATAGACTTTTCTAGAGATACTTACATGGAAGAGATTCTATCTCTAGACCAACGTACATTTAAAGATTTCTGCTTTAGAATGGGGTGGAAATTCACTTCTTCATGAGGAGTAGCCACCGGTGGACGCAAAAACGAAATTCGATAAAGTGATTGCCCGCGCGATAAGTTTGTGTGATCTTCACGAAAGGCTTGAAACAAATGGCATTCCAAACGGAACCGTGGTTGATCTGTCGCTTGATGATCTGCTGCGATCAGCCCTTATGCTTGGTGTTTCAGGAATGGATGCCTATTTTAGGGACAAGTTCTTAGACCGACTTGTCCCATATGTGACGAAGAAAAAAACACCCAAAACACTTGAAAAGCCTTTGTCTGACGCTGGGGTGTCAATGAGCGATGTTCTTGAACTTCTCAACAACCAACGTCCACACAGAACCTTGAGGAATAAAATTGCAAACTGGCTGCTAGAAAAACCGATGCACGACCTTCGTCAAGTTGATGATCTGTTTCTTGGATTCGGAATTAAAAAACTGACGGAGAACGCTGCCAAGAAAAGTGGCGCACCCACTATAAACAAGAAGGTTTCTGACGCTGTCAATCGGCGTCACAATATCGCGCACTATGGTGATTACTTTGCAGGCAGGAGTAAGTTAAAAGAAATCAAGCGCGATTGGACAAAACGCCAATTGAACTGGATTTCTAGACTTGTGAAAGAGGCAGACTCGATTATCGCGTCAGCGACTTCGTAGTAAAAAAATTGTATCAATCGTCAATTTGTCGCGATTTCTTCCTATGAATTCGAACACCTCATGATCTTGTCCTTTCCGAGACGGACCCATATTCATGCTCGCATGAAGAAGCTGATGGCCTATCTGGAAGCCCTGATCGCTGAGGGATTCTTCGGCACTGCTGACCACGAATCCGGCAGCCGACGACTTTGTGCGCAAGGGGAAGTTCGGGGGACACCATACCTAACTATTGTCAGCCAATTCACAACAAATTCATCGTGCGAGCGTAGATCCTTCGGCCCAGGGCCTTTGGATGACGGTTATAGATAGGGTAGGCGGGCAAGAAAAAGCCCCCGTGGATGCTGCGGGGGCAAAACCGTATTGCAGGAAATCGGATCGATCAGTTCAGTTTCACCGAAACGATCTTACTGACCCCCTTCTCTTCCATGGTAACCCCGTATAGCTGATTAGCTATCTCCATGGTTCGCTTATTATGCGTAATCAGCACCAGCTGACTGTGCTGGTTCATCTCGTGCAGCAGCGAGTTGAAGCGGTCGATGTTGCTGTCGTCCAGGGGCGCGTCGACCTCGTCGAGCACGCAGAACGGGCTGGGCTTGATCAGGAACAGCGAGAAGATCAGGCCGATGGCCGCCAGCGCCTTTTCGCCGCCGGAGAGCAGCGAGACGTTGGTCAGGCGTTTGCCCGGAGGGCGCACCACGATATCGAGTCCGGCCTCGAGCACGTCGTCGGACTCGGTAAGCTCGAGCCGGGCGCTGCCGCCGCCGAACAAAATTGGAATCACCGCCTGGAACTGCTCGTTGACCCGCTCGAAGGTCTCGCTGAACAGTTTGCGCGAGGTTTGGTTGATACGGGTGATGGTGCGTTTGAGCGTGTCCATCGCCTTGAGCAGGTCCTCGCGCTGGGTGGTGTAGAACTCGAGCCGCTCCCGTTGTTCGGCGTGTTCCTCCACCGCGTTGGGGTTGACCTCGCCCATCTGCTCGATCTTCTGCCGCAGGTCGCGCCGCCGTTGGGACTGGGCCACGGGGTCGGACTCGAACTCGAGGTGTTGCGCGGCCTGCTGGGTCAGTTCGATGTTGTAGCGCTCAATCACCTGGCCGGTGACGTGTTCGAGCTTCATCCGCGCCTCGGTCAGGCTGACATCGCACGAGCGCTGTTCGTCGCGCAGGCGGTCGATCTCGCGTTGGCGGCGTTTGAGCCCTGATTCGCGTTCGGTCAGGGCCGAGCGTCCGGACTCGTATTCCTCTTGGACTTTGCGCAGGCCCGCCGCGTGCTCGTCGCGCTGTGCGTGCAGCGTGCCCAGCTTGGTCTTGAGCTCGGTCTTGGTCGCGGCGATCTGCTCCAGCCGTTGTCCGGCGGAGGCGATCTCGCGATTGCGGCGCTCGACCACCGAACCCAGGTCCGCGCGGGATCTCTCGATGCGGGTCAGGCTCGAACCCAGCTGGTCGGCCCGTTCGCGCAGGGCGCTGATCTCGATCCGCCGTTCGGAGAGTTCGGCCAGCGAGTTGTCGAGCGCCGCGCGATCGGTCCGCAGCCGTGCGTCGAGTTCGCGCACCGTGCCGCCGATCCGTTCGCGCTCCGCGACGATGGTGCTCAGCCGCTGCTCGGCGTCGGCCAGCAGTTTGCCGTCACGTTCGGCGCGCTGGACCAGGGCGGAGCCCTCGTCGGTCAGCCGCTGCCGCTCGGACCCCAGGTCGCGCAGCTCGGACCCGGCGTTGTCGCGGGCGTTTTCAATGTTGATGCGGTCGATGTGCAGCCGCCGCAGTTGCTCCTGGGCCTGCTCGAGCTTGTCCGCGACCTTCTGGGCCAGACCTTTGTTCATCAGGTAGGAGGACTCGGCGGCGGTGTACGATTTGGCCAGGCCGCTGATCTCTTGTTCGAGCTGTTTGATCTCGCGCTTGGCTTGCAAAATGCCCGATTGCACGGACTCGGGCGTGCCGCCGGTCATTGCGCCGCGGTCGTCCAGCAGCTCGCCCTCGATCGTTACCAGCATTCCGCGGTAGCCGTTGGCCTTCCACACTCGGTGCGCGGTGTCGATGTCCTTGACCAGCAGCGTGTCGCCCAGCAGGTAGTCGGCCACGGTCTCGTAGCCGGTCTTGACGTTGACCACCTCGCGTAGCGGGCACTCGGCCATGGACAGCGCGGTGTTGCCGAACTGGTTGGGGACCTGCTGCCGTAGGTTCATCGGGATGAAGGTCGAGCGTCCGGCCGAGCTGGACTTGAGGTACTCGATGGCCGAGATGCCGCAGGTCTGATCGTCGACCACCACGCCCTGCAGCCGGTCGCCCAGCACCGCCTCGAGCGCGGTCTCGTAGCGCTGGTCGGTGTCCAGGAAGTCGGCCACCACACCGCGCACGTTCAGCGGCTCGGGGTGGTCGCCGCCCGCGTGGCGCAGGATGCTCTGCACGCCGCGCTGGTAGCCCTCGAGGTTGTCGCGCATCGCCTTGAGCGATTTTAGTCGCACGCGGCGGCTTTCCAGCTCGCCCTTGATGTCTTCGTAGCGTTCGCCCAGGCCGCTCCCCTCGTCGAGCAGCGCCTGCCGCCGCCGGGCCAGGTCGTCGCGTTCCGCGCCCGCCTCTTGTTCGCTCTTGGTCAGGGCGGCCAGGTCGGACTCGATCTCGCTCAGCCGCGCGCTGAGTTCGTCGTTTTGCTCGGCGTTGGCTGTCAGCCGCTGGGACCCCTCGCTGTTGCGCTCCTGAGCGTCGGCAATGCGCGCCGCGGCCGCCTCGCGCGAGCCCTTGAGCTGCGCCTCCTCGGTCAGCAGATCGACCAGCTCGCTCTTTTGCTCGTCGAGCCCGGACGCCAGTTGCTCGACTGTGCCCCGCGCCTCGATCAGTTGCGACTCGAGGTTCGCCAGCTCGCCGTCCGACTCGGAGATCGTGACCAGCAGCGCGTTGCGCTCCTTGGCCAGCTTGTCGCGCTCGGACTCGAGCTGGTCGCGGCGGTTGCCGTAGTCCGCGATCTCGGCCTGGGCCGACTCGATCGATTGCTCGAGCTTGCCCGCCTCGCGCGTCAGGTGCTCGTACTCGGTCTCGGCGGCCTGGATTGCGCTATGGATCTCGAACAGCTCGCTTTGCCAGTTGTTCAGCCGTTTCTCCAGCTCGAGCAGCGTCAGCCGGTTGTCCTGGATTGCCAGTTCCTCGGCCTCGAGGCCGCCCGCGGCCTGCTCGACCTGCCGCGCGATGCGCGCCATGCGTCCGTTGATCAGGTCGGAGTCGAATTGCAGACCCGCGTACTCCCGCGCCGAGACCGCCAGGTCGATCCCGCGCAACTCGGTTTTGAACTCGTGATAGCGCCGCGCCTTGCCCGCCTGACGCGCCAATGAGTTGACCGAACGCGTGATCTCGGCGATCAGATCGTTGACCCGCAGCATGTTTTGCTGGGTCGAATCGACCTTGCGCAACGCCTCGTCCTTGCGCGCCTTGTACTTGGTGATCCCCGCGGCCTCCTCGATCAAGGACCGCCGCTGCAGCGGCTTGGCCGCGATCAGCCGGTCGATCTGACCCTGCTCGATCATCGAGTAGGCGCGTACGCCCAGGCCGGTGTCCATGAACAGCTCGTTGATGTCGCGCAGGCGGCAGGGGACCTTGTTGATCAGGTATTCGCTCTCGGCCGAGCGGTAGAGTCGGCGGGTGATCATGATCTCGGCGCAGCCCTCGTAGCCCGCGGGCGCGCCGGCCGAGGTGTCGAGCACCAGGTTGATCTCGGCCATGCCCATCGGCTTGCGCTCGTCCGTGCCGGCAAAAATTACGTCGGCCATGGCCGAACCGCGCAGGCTCTTGGCGCTCATCTCGCCCATTACCCAGCGCAGGCCGTCGAGCAGGTTGGATTTGCCGCAGCCGTTGGGCCCGACGATCGCGCTGATCTCCTCGTCAAAGGCGAGCACGGTTCGGTCGGCGAACGACTTGAATCCGAAAAATTCTATTTGTTTGATCTTCATCCGATATACTTCACCTTAAGCTACACCCCTACAAGCAAGGTGCAGCCCGCTTGTTGATTCAACAATTGGCTGAAAATTAGCACTCAACGGGACAAGGGTCAAGCAAAAACCGCAACTTGTAGCGCCGTTTGTGTAGGCTGGCACAAGATATGGTATTGTAAGGTTTAAGGGGCTTTTCCCGCGGCAAGCGGAGCGCCGTTCTGATGTTGACCGCGTTCCAGCGCTTTCCTTATAATGGATGATTGGCAATTGGGGCCTGGGAAAAGGGATTTTACCAGATGCAACGACCGGCACTTTA harbors:
- a CDS encoding HEPN domain-containing protein, encoding MDAKTKFDKVIARAISLCDLHERLETNGIPNGTVVDLSLDDLLRSALMLGVSGMDAYFRDKFLDRLVPYVTKKKTPKTLEKPLSDAGVSMSDVLELLNNQRPHRTLRNKIANWLLEKPMHDLRQVDDLFLGFGIKKLTENAAKKSGAPTINKKVSDAVNRRHNIAHYGDYFAGRSKLKEIKRDWTKRQLNWISRLVKEADSIIASATS
- the smc gene encoding chromosome segregation protein SMC, which translates into the protein MKIKQIEFFGFKSFADRTVLAFDEEISAIVGPNGCGKSNLLDGLRWVMGEMSAKSLRGSAMADVIFAGTDERKPMGMAEINLVLDTSAGAPAGYEGCAEIMITRRLYRSAESEYLINKVPCRLRDINELFMDTGLGVRAYSMIEQGQIDRLIAAKPLQRRSLIEEAAGITKYKARKDEALRKVDSTQQNMLRVNDLIAEITRSVNSLARQAGKARRYHEFKTELRGIDLAVSAREYAGLQFDSDLINGRMARIARQVEQAAGGLEAEELAIQDNRLTLLELEKRLNNWQSELFEIHSAIQAAETEYEHLTREAGKLEQSIESAQAEIADYGNRRDQLESERDKLAKERNALLVTISESDGELANLESQLIEARGTVEQLASGLDEQKSELVDLLTEEAQLKGSREAAAARIADAQERNSEGSQRLTANAEQNDELSARLSEIESDLAALTKSEQEAGAERDDLARRRQALLDEGSGLGERYEDIKGELESRRVRLKSLKAMRDNLEGYQRGVQSILRHAGGDHPEPLNVRGVVADFLDTDQRYETALEAVLGDRLQGVVVDDQTCGISAIEYLKSSSAGRSTFIPMNLRQQVPNQFGNTALSMAECPLREVVNVKTGYETVADYLLGDTLLVKDIDTAHRVWKANGYRGMLVTIEGELLDDRGAMTGGTPESVQSGILQAKREIKQLEQEISGLAKSYTAAESSYLMNKGLAQKVADKLEQAQEQLRRLHIDRINIENARDNAGSELRDLGSERQRLTDEGSALVQRAERDGKLLADAEQRLSTIVAERERIGGTVRELDARLRTDRAALDNSLAELSERRIEISALRERADQLGSSLTRIERSRADLGSVVERRNREIASAGQRLEQIAATKTELKTKLGTLHAQRDEHAAGLRKVQEEYESGRSALTERESGLKRRQREIDRLRDEQRSCDVSLTEARMKLEHVTGQVIERYNIELTQQAAQHLEFESDPVAQSQRRRDLRQKIEQMGEVNPNAVEEHAEQRERLEFYTTQREDLLKAMDTLKRTITRINQTSRKLFSETFERVNEQFQAVIPILFGGGSARLELTESDDVLEAGLDIVVRPPGKRLTNVSLLSGGEKALAAIGLIFSLFLIKPSPFCVLDEVDAPLDDSNIDRFNSLLHEMNQHSQLVLITHNKRTMEIANQLYGVTMEEKGVSKIVSVKLN